In the Candidatus Methylomirabilota bacterium genome, GGCGGAGTTCCTCCCGGTCGTGACGGAGCACCACCGCGCGGGCACGTTCCCGACGGCGCTCATCTCGAAGCTCGGCGAGATCGGCGTGTTCGGTGCGACGCTCAAGGGCTACGGCTGCGCCGGGCTCAACAATGTCGCCTACGGGCTCATCATGCAGGAGCTCGAGCGGGGCGACTCGGGGCTCCGGTCGGCCGCGTCGGTCCAGTCGGGCCTCGTCATGTATCCGATCCACGCCTACGGCTCCGACGCACAGAAGGATAAATGGCTGCCGGCGCTCGCCAAGGGCGAGAAGGTCGGCTGCTTCGGCCTCACCGAGCCCGACCACGGCTCTGACCCGGGCGCCATGAAGACGCGCGCCCGGCGCCGCGGCGACGGGTACGTCCTCAACGGCACGAAGCTCTGGATCACGAATGGTTCGATTGCCGATGTCGCAGTTGTCTGGGCAAAAGGGGATGACAATGAGATCCACGGGTACCTGGTCGAACGAGGAACCCCGGGATTCTCGACGCTCGATATTTACGGCAAGTTCTCGATGCGCGCGTCGATCACCTCCGAGCTCAGCTTCCAGGACTGCAAGATCCCGCTCGAGAACGAGCTGCCGAACGTGAAGG is a window encoding:
- a CDS encoding acyl-CoA dehydrogenase family protein, with translation MEKFRGVDYYGIEDLLSEEERMIRDAVRDWVEAEFLPVVTEHHRAGTFPTALISKLGEIGVFGATLKGYGCAGLNNVAYGLIMQELERGDSGLRSAASVQSGLVMYPIHAYGSDAQKDKWLPALAKGEKVGCFGLTEPDHGSDPGAMKTRARRRGDGYVLNGTKLWITNGSIADVAVVWAKGDDNEIHGYLVERGTPGFSTLDIYGKFSMRASITSELSFQDCKIPLENELPNVKGLRGPLGCLDQARYGIAWGAVGAAMACYDWALQYAQQRVQFAKPIASFQLVQQKLVWMLTEITKAQFLCLQLGRLKDAGKVRAQQVSMAKMNNVQMALDTARLARDILGAAGIVDEHPVIRHMLNLETVNTYEGTHDIHTLIIGRDITGLDAFGA